Genomic DNA from Streptomyces sp. GS7:
CGGAGGGCCGGACGAGGGTCCAGTCGAGGTCCGTCTGACGGATCAGGTCCTCCATGCCGCGCATGTCCTCATGGAGGGTGCGGCCGAGGCGTCGGTTCACCAGCGGGTCGAGCACATGGTTGAAGAAGTGGGCGCCGGTGGGACGCCAGTGCGGGTCGGCGATGCTGGAGCTGACGGCGAGCAGCCGCTTGACGCCGTGGCGGGCCATGGCCCCGGTGATGGCCATGGCGCTCGCCGAGTAGGTGGTGATGGTGTCCTTGCTGAAGCGCGCGCCCAGCGCGGAGAGGACGGCGTCGGTGCCGTCGATCGCGGCGGCGACGGCCGCCGGGTCGGTGGCGTCGGCGACGGCCACGGCGAGGCCGGGCCGCTCGGCGAGGGAGCCGGCGCGGCGGGTTACGGCGACGACCTCGTGGCCGGCGGCGAGGGCCTGGTCGGTGAGGCGGCGGCCGGTCGGTCCGTTGGCGCCGAAGACTGCGATACGCATGGTGTCGGGGTATCCCTTCGTGTGGTTCGCGGAACGCCCTTGACTGTGCCGACCACCCAACGCAGGCTCAACGCTGATGAATAACGACGCTCCTGCCCCCGCCCGCCCCCGGGGCCGCCCCCGCGGCAACCCGCCGACCCGCGAGTCGATCGTCCCGGCGGCCCGCGCGCTGTTCCTGGAGCGCGGCTACCGGCGCACCACCGTGCGCGCGGTGGCCGGGGCTGCCGGGGTCGACCCGGCGCTGATCGCGTACCACTTCGGCTCGAAGAAGGGCCTGTTCGCGGAGGTGATGCAGTTCCAGTGCGCCAACGCGCTGGCGGTGGACGCCGTCCTCGGCGGCGACCAGGCCACCCTCCCCGACCGCCTGATCGACGCGGTGACGGACCTGTGGGAGGACGCCGACTTCCGACAGCTCACCGGCCAGGGCGACGAGGCCGCCGAGGTGATCCGCGAGTACCTGGAACACGAGCTGTTGGCCCGGCTTGTTGAATTTCTCGGCGGCCGGGACGCGACCGCCCGCGCCACGGCCGTGGTGACGATCCTCGGCGGCCTCATCTACACCCGCTACCTCAACCCCCTCCCCACCCCCGCCACCCTCACCCCGTCCGAGACCCGCCACATCCTCACCCCGGCGCTGCGCGCGGCACTGGCCCCGAGGCCGCGTACCGCGGCAACCACCAGCGCAGGCCGTCGGGGCCGACCGGCCTCCGGTGGAGGCGCCGCCCAGCCTTGACCACCTCAGCGCCTCCAGTGCCGCTACCCCTGCAGGTAGCGGTGCAGGGAGGTTTTCGGGATACCGGTCTTGGCGCTGATCTGTCCGTGGCTGGCGCCCTGGTCCTTGAGCAGGCGCGCGCACTCGATCGTCGGCAGGGTGGGCTACAGGGCGGCCGATGCGGCGGCCGACTGCTTCGGCCACGGCGCGGGCGTGGGCGGCGCGCTCGGCGGTGCCTTCTCGGCAAGAGGCACGATCACCTCGGCCTGCCGCACCGCGGCATCCCACACATCGGCCGGGGCGGTCAGCACCCCACGCTCGGCCACCGGTCCCTCCGCCACCCGGCCCCCTCCGCACCGCGCACACGACTACGGCCAACTTGACTGTAATGCAGGCGACTTCGCGACGTAGGGGAGGTCACAGTTCCCTGCACTCCACGACGGAATCCCAGCTCATCCGCGCACGCGACTACGGATATTCACACAAGCGCGTGGAATCGCACGACTGCCCGATGTCCACCTGCGCCGCCCCCGCGGGCTCGCCGTGCCGCACCGGCAAGGGCAAGGTGGCCATCCAGTACCACACCGCCCGCTTTCGCCTGGTGCCCCAACTCGCCAAGGCCCTCAACGTGCCGACTCCCGCCGTGCGCAAACCCGGCTCCGCCTGGGCCGAGCTACCCCGGCCGAGGAACGCCGGCGCCGAAACCGTCGGGCACGCCCGCCTGGGCTACGCCCGCGCATCCACCGCCCGCCAGTCCCTCGACTCCCAGCTCGACTCGCTCACCGAAGCCGGGGTTACCCGGATCTTCTCCTAGAAGATCTCCACCCGCGCCGACGAGACAGCGTTGGCCGCGGCAGGCAAGGGCAACGTCCTGGCTTCCCGACTCATCCACCGCGTCCGCCTGGCACCACCGATCAGCTGTCGGCGCTCCCCGGCATCGCCGTCCTGGACCTCGACCTGCCCGCTGCCCTGGCACATTCTCGGAGGCCGCTTCCGCAGTACCCATGACCTCTGCACCTCCACCAGCGACGGGGCGCTGAGCGCGTACGAACAGCGCGCGGTGCGTTCCCCGCCATTGGGAGCCCCCGAGGTCCGTATCCCACAGCGTGAGCAAGCCACGGCACTGCCGCAAGGCCCCGGATGTAGGGGGCATCAAGGCCAGGACACGCCCGGCCACCTCAGCCGCCGACATTCAGGGCGGTTTGGTCTGTGCATGGCCGACATCGAGACGAGCCGGCAGCAGCGGGCCTTTCACAAGGGCGCAAGCGTTCAACCCGTTCACGTGCCGAGGCGCCCGCAGGGGTTCCCAACAGTGTTAGTCCCGGTGCGTGATGGCGGGGAAGCCCTAGTCGAGTGCTGTCGGGTGGCTCGCCGCAGTCGACCGGCCCTCTACGGAAGGGATCGAAGGAGGTGACAGCGTCTGGGTGACTCCAGCGGAGACGTGTGCGGCACAAGAGGTGCTTCGCCTTGCCGAGTCCCCCGGAGAGAAATGATGGATCTTCTTGTCCCAGCCTTCGCGAGAGGGCGGTATGAGGTGTGGCGCTTCGAGCCCGCGGCATCGGGTGCGCCGTGACGACGTGACGCTGGGGGTGCCGTGGCGGTGCGGGAGGCTATTCCTACAGCGCAGGGAGCCGTTCCCTTCTTGGGTCATCTGCTTTCGCTGGTCAGAGACCCGTTGGGGTTCCTGACGGGCTTGCCGGAGCAGGGAGAGATCATGCGTGTCCGCCTAGGCCCAGCACAGGCAGTGATGGTGTGCGACGCGGCGCTGACCCGCCAACTCCTCCTTCAAGACAGCTTGTTCGACAAGGGGGGACCGCTGTTCGAGCGGTTCCGGGACGTGGTGGGAGACGGCTTACCCACCTGTCCGCACAGTATGCACCGACGTCAGCGGCGCCTGACCCAGCCGGCATTCCGCCCCAAGCGTATGGAGGACTACGCCCGCACGATGACCGAGCAGATCAGCACGGTGACCGACACGTGGCGGGACGGCCAGCGGATCGACGTCCTCTCGGAAATGCTGGCCATCACCGGCAGGAGCCTGATCGCCACGATGTATGGCAACGCGCTGACGGCCCCACACCTGAGGCAGACCCTGGAGGACCTGGTCACCGTCTTCACCGGGGTCTACCGTCGCATGATCGTGCCCCGGCTGCTCAACCGAGTACCGACGCCGGGCAATCTCCGGTTCTCGAGGGCCGGCGCACGCCTGCGCCGGACACTCGGCGAGATCGTCACCGACCGCCGCGCCCAGGAGGGGGCAGCAGAGACCGAAGACCTTCTGTCCGCCCTTCTGGCCGCACGGGACATCTCCGAGGAACACGCAGTGACGGCGCGGCTGTCGGATACAGAGCTGTCCGACCAGGTCGTGTCGCTGTTCCTGGCCGGGACGGAGACGACCGCCACCGCTTTGGCCTGGGCCCTGCACCTGTCCGCCATCC
This window encodes:
- a CDS encoding helix-turn-helix domain-containing protein gives rise to the protein MPTIECARLLKDQGASHGQISAKTGIPKTSLHRYLQG
- a CDS encoding NAD(P)-dependent oxidoreductase; the protein is MRIAVFGANGPTGRRLTDQALAAGHEVVAVTRRAGSLAERPGLAVAVADATDPAAVAAAIDGTDAVLSALGARFSKDTITTYSASAMAITGAMARHGVKRLLAVSSSIADPHWRPTGAHFFNHVLDPLVNRRLGRTLHEDMRGMEDLIRQTDLDWTLVRPSGLFDHPAVTAYHTAETSADGVFTARADLAASMLRELEERRYVRTAMGVITTAVKPNIAKLIWNEGVKKK
- a CDS encoding cytochrome P450, with the protein product MREAIPTAQGAVPFLGHLLSLVRDPLGFLTGLPEQGEIMRVRLGPAQAVMVCDAALTRQLLLQDSLFDKGGPLFERFRDVVGDGLPTCPHSMHRRQRRLTQPAFRPKRMEDYARTMTEQISTVTDTWRDGQRIDVLSEMLAITGRSLIATMYGNALTAPHLRQTLEDLVTVFTGVYRRMIVPRLLNRVPTPGNLRFSRAGARLRRTLGEIVTDRRAQEGAAETEDLLSALLAARDISEEHAVTARLSDTELSDQVVSLFLAGTETTATALAWALHLSAIHPHTGVRLRDEADQVLHGRHATYADLPHLPFTRQVITETLRLYPPAWLLTRTLAADTDLGGYALPAGTTVIYSPFVIHHRPDLFPRPERFDPDRWANGLPNPQDHQFIAFGAGARKCVGDQFALTEATLALATIVAQWHLEPLHQHRVRPALAASLRPRHLSMQASRRSHRPAL
- a CDS encoding zinc finger domain-containing protein — protein: MQATSRRRGGHSSLHSTTESQLIRARDYGYSHKRVESHDCPMSTCAAPAGSPCRTGKGKVAIQYHTARFRLVPQLAKALNVPTPAVRKPGSAWAELPRPRNAGAETVGHARLGYARASTARQSLDSQLDSLTEAGVTRIFS
- a CDS encoding TetR/AcrR family transcriptional regulator — protein: MNNDAPAPARPRGRPRGNPPTRESIVPAARALFLERGYRRTTVRAVAGAAGVDPALIAYHFGSKKGLFAEVMQFQCANALAVDAVLGGDQATLPDRLIDAVTDLWEDADFRQLTGQGDEAAEVIREYLEHELLARLVEFLGGRDATARATAVVTILGGLIYTRYLNPLPTPATLTPSETRHILTPALRAALAPRPRTAATTSAGRRGRPASGGGAAQP